A region from the Salvia splendens isolate huo1 chromosome 15, SspV2, whole genome shotgun sequence genome encodes:
- the LOC121767556 gene encoding nuclear transport factor 2-like isoform X2 — translation MAAQSVSPPPTPSAEVIGNAFVDQYYHILHHSPELVFRFYHDTSLLSRPEPDGHMTTVTTMKSINDKICSLNYKNYKAEIKTANAQDSYKDGVIVLVTGCLTGKDGLRRKFTQTFFLAPQDKGYYVLNDIFRYVDENGSDMVQVVDIGVQETPSNSLEPNAEPAEAVEPPRTNLASSVMPQVEINEGVVDGEVINEGAVDGEVINEGVVDGEVINEVVVDDEVVNGGYDGNAINDTEMADPRVNENHVLEAAESLPCSPQEDAPKKSYASIVSSQTKKGPIKVYVPTNTSKVVLPKIETQPVNTSEHPAPESPSPIAPTNASESRDTQDGVEGHSVYIRNLPLSVTASQLESEFLKFGAIKPHGVQVRSIKQQQGFCFGFVEFQEFSSMQSAIKASPITIGDRQAVVEIKRTTTRVGGGRGRFTPSRGGYRNDGFRSRGNYNGGRTYVRSDSLRGHGNFSSGRSGDGYQQGRGRGGRRSSPTQNTASA, via the exons ATGGCTGCACAAAGTGTGAGTCCTCCCCCAACTCCAAGTGCTGAAGTGATTGGAAATGCTTTTGTAGATCAGTATTACCATATTCTCCACCACTCTCCTGAATTGGTCTTCAGATTTTACCATGATACAAGTTTACTGAGTAGACCAGAGCCTGATGGCCATATGACCACTGTGACAACGATGAAA AGCATCAATGATAAAATATGCTCCTTGAACTACAAGAACTACAAGGCAGAGATAAAGACTGCTAATGCACAGGATTCTTATAAGGATGGAGTAATTGTCCTAGTGACTGGCTGCTTGACCGGAAAGGACGGTCTAAGAAGGAAATTCACGCAAACCTTTTTTCTTGCTCCTCAAGACAAAGGATACTAtgttttaaatgatatttttaggTATGTAGATGAAAATGGATCAGACATGGTTCAGGTGGTGGACATTGGAGTTCAAGAGACACCGTCAAATTCGTTGGAGCCAAATGCAG AACCTGCTGAAGCTGTTGAACCCCCCCGTACAAACCTTGCATCTTCCGTAATGCCTCAAGTTGAGATTAATGAGGGGGTAGTTGATGGTGAAGTGATTAATGAGGGGGCAGTTGATGGTGAAGTGATTAATGAGGGGGTAGTTGATGGTGAAGTGATTAATGAGGTGGTAGTTGATGATGAAGTGGTTAATGGGGGATATGATGGGAATGCCATTAATGATACTGAAATGGCAGACCCTCGTGTGAATGAGAATCATGTACTGGAGGCTGCAGAATCACTTCCTTGCTCACCCCAGGAGGATGCTCCAAAGAAATCATATGCTTCTATTGTTAGTTCGCAGACAAAAAAGGGTCCTATCAAAGTTTATGTTCCTACTAACACATCAAAAGTagttttaccaaaaatagaaacgCAGCCAGTCAACACATCAGAGCATCCTGCTCCTGAATCTCCAAGTCCTATTGCACCCACTAATGCATCGGAAAGTCGAGATACTCAGGACGGAG TTGAGGGCCACTCCGTATATATCCGCAATTTGCCTCTGAGTGTTACAGCTTCTCAGCTTGAATCTGAATTTCTGAAATTCGGAGCTATTAAACCACATGGGGTCCAAGTCAGGAGTATCAAG CAACAACAAGGTTTCTGTTTCGGCTTTGTTGAATTTCAAGAGTTTAGCTCCATGCAAAGTGCAATTAAG GCTTCTCCGATAACTATTGGTGATCGCCAAGCTGTTGTGGAAATAAAGAGGACAACCACCCGAG TTGGTGGTGGGAGGGGTCGATTTACTCCTTCACGTGGAGGATATCGTAACGATGGCTTCAGGAGTCGTGGAAATTACAATGGCGGACGGACCTATGTCAGAAGCGATAGCTTAAGAGGCCATGGAAACTTTAGCAGTGGGCGCAGCGGAGATGGCTATCAGCAGGGAAGAGGGAGGGGAGGTCGTCGTTCCAGCCCAACACAGAATACTGCTTCAGCATAA
- the LOC121767556 gene encoding nuclear transport factor 2-like isoform X1, with product MGMAAQSVSPPPTPSAEVIGNAFVDQYYHILHHSPELVFRFYHDTSLLSRPEPDGHMTTVTTMKSINDKICSLNYKNYKAEIKTANAQDSYKDGVIVLVTGCLTGKDGLRRKFTQTFFLAPQDKGYYVLNDIFRYVDENGSDMVQVVDIGVQETPSNSLEPNAEPAEAVEPPRTNLASSVMPQVEINEGVVDGEVINEGAVDGEVINEGVVDGEVINEVVVDDEVVNGGYDGNAINDTEMADPRVNENHVLEAAESLPCSPQEDAPKKSYASIVSSQTKKGPIKVYVPTNTSKVVLPKIETQPVNTSEHPAPESPSPIAPTNASESRDTQDGVEGHSVYIRNLPLSVTASQLESEFLKFGAIKPHGVQVRSIKQQQGFCFGFVEFQEFSSMQSAIKASPITIGDRQAVVEIKRTTTRVGGGRGRFTPSRGGYRNDGFRSRGNYNGGRTYVRSDSLRGHGNFSSGRSGDGYQQGRGRGGRRSSPTQNTASA from the exons ATGG GAATGGCTGCACAAAGTGTGAGTCCTCCCCCAACTCCAAGTGCTGAAGTGATTGGAAATGCTTTTGTAGATCAGTATTACCATATTCTCCACCACTCTCCTGAATTGGTCTTCAGATTTTACCATGATACAAGTTTACTGAGTAGACCAGAGCCTGATGGCCATATGACCACTGTGACAACGATGAAA AGCATCAATGATAAAATATGCTCCTTGAACTACAAGAACTACAAGGCAGAGATAAAGACTGCTAATGCACAGGATTCTTATAAGGATGGAGTAATTGTCCTAGTGACTGGCTGCTTGACCGGAAAGGACGGTCTAAGAAGGAAATTCACGCAAACCTTTTTTCTTGCTCCTCAAGACAAAGGATACTAtgttttaaatgatatttttaggTATGTAGATGAAAATGGATCAGACATGGTTCAGGTGGTGGACATTGGAGTTCAAGAGACACCGTCAAATTCGTTGGAGCCAAATGCAG AACCTGCTGAAGCTGTTGAACCCCCCCGTACAAACCTTGCATCTTCCGTAATGCCTCAAGTTGAGATTAATGAGGGGGTAGTTGATGGTGAAGTGATTAATGAGGGGGCAGTTGATGGTGAAGTGATTAATGAGGGGGTAGTTGATGGTGAAGTGATTAATGAGGTGGTAGTTGATGATGAAGTGGTTAATGGGGGATATGATGGGAATGCCATTAATGATACTGAAATGGCAGACCCTCGTGTGAATGAGAATCATGTACTGGAGGCTGCAGAATCACTTCCTTGCTCACCCCAGGAGGATGCTCCAAAGAAATCATATGCTTCTATTGTTAGTTCGCAGACAAAAAAGGGTCCTATCAAAGTTTATGTTCCTACTAACACATCAAAAGTagttttaccaaaaatagaaacgCAGCCAGTCAACACATCAGAGCATCCTGCTCCTGAATCTCCAAGTCCTATTGCACCCACTAATGCATCGGAAAGTCGAGATACTCAGGACGGAG TTGAGGGCCACTCCGTATATATCCGCAATTTGCCTCTGAGTGTTACAGCTTCTCAGCTTGAATCTGAATTTCTGAAATTCGGAGCTATTAAACCACATGGGGTCCAAGTCAGGAGTATCAAG CAACAACAAGGTTTCTGTTTCGGCTTTGTTGAATTTCAAGAGTTTAGCTCCATGCAAAGTGCAATTAAG GCTTCTCCGATAACTATTGGTGATCGCCAAGCTGTTGTGGAAATAAAGAGGACAACCACCCGAG TTGGTGGTGGGAGGGGTCGATTTACTCCTTCACGTGGAGGATATCGTAACGATGGCTTCAGGAGTCGTGGAAATTACAATGGCGGACGGACCTATGTCAGAAGCGATAGCTTAAGAGGCCATGGAAACTTTAGCAGTGGGCGCAGCGGAGATGGCTATCAGCAGGGAAGAGGGAGGGGAGGTCGTCGTTCCAGCCCAACACAGAATACTGCTTCAGCATAA
- the LOC121768699 gene encoding uncharacterized protein LOC121768699 yields the protein MASAAKSLFQTLRRCIKKPWEYTGPVAHPEYQHSIPKATEYRVYCPSTVPGKAIVPNSLPETVYDIKYFSRDQRRNRPPIKHTFLKKADVERMKKEKTFDLTEFPQPYLTATVIEDENAIGGGYQK from the coding sequence ATGGCGTCCGCTGCGAAATCCCTATTCCAAACCCTCCGCCGTTGCATCAAGAAGCCATGGGAGTATACCGGCCCCGTTGCCCACCCTGAATACCAGCATTCCATCCCCAAGGCGACGGAATACCGGGTTTACTGCCCCTCCACCGTCCCCGGCAAGGCCATCGTACCCAACTCTCTCCCTGAAACTGTTTACGACATCAAGTATTTCAGCCGAGATCAGCGCCGCAACCGCCCCCCGATTAAGCACACATTTTTGAAGAAGGCTGACGTGGAGCGGATGAAGAAGGAAAAGACGTTCGACCTGACTGAGTTCCCGCAGCCGTACCTGACTGCGACGGTTATCGAGGACGAAAATGCCATCGGCGGCGGATACCAGAAGTAG
- the LOC121767339 gene encoding transcription factor TCP17-like — MNDEMTSRDTAKQESSEGLKAGARPVPGASWRMKDPRIVRVSRALGGKDRHSKVCTVRGLRDRRVRLSVPTAIQLYDLQDRLGLNQPSKVVDWLLNVAKAEIDQLPPLQFPPPATFLHNFDQQQQQHKSKNISSQTQERDDHHWPTSPLTHHHSYPNPNPNPNPNPASLLINTTTTSSTSSIPFNSFVRWDSSTLTLSHPPRSPNSSSPPHQQSDDWHNFNPVAPLHHHHHQVLVYHQPYFQSQISNAEFDMKQLNNYQASSTPNVDEPSTHFNMTTANLLPSQSNDGGR, encoded by the coding sequence ATGAATGATGAGATGACTTCAAGAGATACAGCTAAGCAAGAGAGCAGCGAGGGTTTGAAGGCCGGGGCCAGGCCGGTGCCGGGGGCGTCATGGAGGATGAAGGATCCCCGGATAGTCCGCGTGTCGCGAGCCTTGGGAGGCAAGGACAGGCACAGCAAGGTGTGCACTGTCCGTGGGCTGAGGGACAGACGCGTGCGTCTGTCTGTCCCCACCGCCATCCAGCTCTACGACCTCCAAGACCGCCTCGGCCTCAACCAGCCGAGCAAGGTCGTAGACTGGCTGCTCAATGTGGCCAAGGCCGAGATCGACCAGCTCCCGCCCCTCCAATTCCCCCCTCCCGCCACATTCCTCCACAACTTCgatcaacaacaacaacaacacaaATCAAAAAATATCTCATCACAAACACAAGAGAGAGATGATCATCATTGGCCAACATCACCACTCACTCATCATCATTCATACCCTAACCCGAATCCGAACCCAAACCCAAACCCGGCCTCGTTACTCATCAATACTACTACCACTTCTTCTACATCTTCAATTCCGTTCAATTCGTTTGTGAGATGGGATTCATCAACCCTAACCCTCTCCCACCCTCCACGAAGCCCTAattcgtcgtcgccgccgcatCAGCAATCCGATGACTGGCACAATTTCAACCCGGTGGCGCcgctccaccaccaccaccatcaggTGCTCGTGTATCATCAGCCTTATTTCCAGTCTCAAATCTCCAACGCCGAATTCGACATGAAGCAACTCAACAACTACCAAGCCTCATCCACACCAAATGTGGATGAGCCATCCACACATTTCAACATGACTACTGCCAATCTCCTCCCTTCACAAAGCAACGACGGAGGCAGATGA
- the LOC121768362 gene encoding protein LONGIFOLIA 1-like, giving the protein MSSSLRDENRDLRKQMGCMNGIFQIFDRHHFITGRRISSCSSKRLLQGGQHQMGQQYATKSVVEKGMEMQKEKPRISSESSRASFSSSSCSSTFSSLDFNRAIQPETLSLRQISIPESPYQTPPSKARQPSSTQGTGSQDLRDVVKDSMHREVRSLSIKSQSNDERRGTVMKHIDSPRPLQPFKTEKPKAASQSGVPRGLAKDERLALPRFSYDGRESREVYKSAMKPKELPRLSLDSKTNSMKAYESRLNFLGKEMQVENLKSSQVIHPNQELGSHQRTSSVVARLMGLDAFPEAISTDEIRTPTMKSCIKEAFLSQPAEEHNKQIQSNHSPCVSQNTPASPSSKLQSASSVRKPTTFSRFPVEPAPWRQQDSSQCSPKMASKCRKVATTTLHQTSVYGEIEKRITDLEFKKSGKDLRALKQILEAMQKTRARMEDERGVAAQLTSQRRGCLEESCPHQNSKLAMWKNNKTFCHPTVKEPRSPKQLDSIVIAKPAKVMEKVKLSVPAQLSTVETSHLQNLTPKYHRGSSVHSQKANNLTPENRNVRNQGRHLHSSEKKTSWSSSELDRVSTTTPRMKVENYTTPGRSSGTVSPRLQQNALRAESESARVGKYGSKKVMEKGSQNRKNRVKAKDQQLSDDQMSEISGETRYMNYQGDTASVVSESNNSIVSQSETEVTSLARSIKTNTRQDKNHMSTTRERMPAVESVVTMLEQPSPISVLDNTFYCEDSPSPIKKITTVFQEDEGQSPDEQWCLQNLNHLMDCTRLNNNFKYNQKLENVGYSVQELTQLNKKIDGASVNHNDSLNPDYRYINKILLTSGLLKDSSIISTTEKLFSSHHLINPDMFHVLEQTEDIREAVNGAVIEKNDKLNLDKRIQRKMIFDLVDEILVHKITSSRLYTVEKKWASPQGLLKEVHLEMDRLCRISDCDLEEEDEMTRLLNADMMHNSEDWVDYRGEVPALVLDIERQIFKDLINEVITGDAMDVSDWPKRHYRKLFGK; this is encoded by the exons ATGTCGTCGTCTCTACGAGATGAAAACCGAGATCTTCGGAAGCAGATGGGATGCATGAATGGGATTTTTCAAATATTCGACCGTCACCATTTCATTACCGGAAGGCGTATTAGCAGCTGCAGCAGCAAAAGGCTGCTACAAG GTGGGCAGCACCAAATGGGGCAGCAATATGCAACAAAATCCGTTGTG GAAAAGGGTATGGAGATGCAGAAAGAGAAACCAAGAATCTCCAGTGAATCATCCCGAGCCTCCTTTTCATCCTCTTCATGCTCATCGACATTTTCCTCGCTCGATTTCAATAGAGCCATTCAGCCAGAAACACTTTCACTAAGACAAATCAGTATCCCTGAAAGCCCATATCAAACCCCACCCTCAAAAGCACGCCAGCCTTCATCGACTCAGGGCACCGGATCACAAGATCTTCGAGATGTAGTGAAGGACTCGATGCACAGAGAAGTCCGGAGTTTGTCCATCAAATCCCAGAGCAATGATGAAAGAAGAGGGACCGTGATGAAACACATCGACTCCCCCAGGCCCTTGCAGCCATTTAAAACCGAGAAGCCGAAAGCTGCAAGTCAAAGTGGAGTGCCTCGTGGTCTTGCCAAGGACGAGCGGCTTGCACTTCCTCGCTTCTCTTACGATGGAAGAGAATCGCGGGAGGTGTATAAGTCGGCCATGAAGCCCAAAGAATTGCCAAGACTGTCCTTAGACAGCAAAACCAATTCTATGAAGGCTTATGAGTCGAGATTGAACTTTCTTGGCAAGGAAATGCAAGTGGAGAATTTGAAATCCAGCCAAGTTATCCATCCTAATCAAGAACTTGGAAGCCATCAACGAACATCCAGTGTCGTAGCGAGGCTAATGGGTTTGGATGCTTTCCCGGAAGCCATTTCCACAGACGAGATCAGGACTCCAACGATGAAGTCATGCATAAAAGAGGCGTTTCTTTCACAGCCAGCAGAGGAACACAACAAGCAAATTCAGTCGAACCACTCTCCTTGTGTTTCACAAAACACTCCTGCTTCACCATCATCAAAATTGCAGAGCGCCAGTTCTGTCAGGAAACCAACCACATTTTCAAGGTTTCCTGTGGAACCAGCTCCCTGGAGGCAACAGGATTCCAGTCAATGTTCTCCGAAAATGGCTTCCAAATGCAGAAAAGTTGCCACAACTACCCTGCATCAAACTTCAGTTTATGGTGAGATTGAGAAGAGGATAACCGATCTTGAATTCAAGAAGTCGGGCAAGGACCTCAGAGCTCTTAAACAGATACTTGAAGCAATGCAGAAAACGAGAGCAAGGATGGAGGATGAAAGAGGAGTTGCTGCACAGCTCACATCGCAAAGGAGAGGGTGTTTGGAAGAAAGCTGCCCCCATCAGAATTCCAAGTTAGCAATGTGGAAGAACAACAAGACTTTCTGCCATCCTACGGTGAAGGAGCCTCGCAGTCCAAAGCAATTAGATTCTATTGTGATCGCAAAACCAGCCAAAGTGATGGAGAAAGTTAAACTTTCAGTTCCCGCTCAGTTGTCAACTGTAGAAACATCACATCTGCAGAATCTCACTCCTAAATATCACAGGGGAAGTTCAGTTCACAGCCAAAAAGCAAACAATCTCACACCAGAGAATAGAAATGTCAGGAATCAAGGTCGACATCTTCATTCTAGTGAAAAGAAGACTTCTTGGAGCTCTTCAGAACTGGATAGAGTCTCGACAACAACTCCACGCATGAAAGTTGAAAATTACACTACTCCTGGTAGGAGTTCTGGAACAGTGAGTCCAAGATTACAACAAAATGCTCTCAGGGCAGAATCAGAATCGGCGAGGGTTGGAAAGTATGGCAGCAAGAAAGTCATGGAAAAAGGCTCTCAGAACAGAAAAAACAGAGTCAAAGCAAAGGATCAGCAGTTGAGTGATGACCAAATGAGCGAGATTAGTGGCGAGACGAGATACATGAACTACCAAGGTGACACAGCTTCTGTTGTATCAGAAAGCAACAACAGCATAGTCTCACAGTCGGAAACAGAGGTGACAAGTCTGGCTCGCTCAATCAAAACAAATACCAGACAAGACAAG AATCATATGTCAACAACTAGAGAACGCATGCCAGCAGTTGAAAGTGTTGTAACCATGCTGGAACAACCTAGCCCGATTTCGGTTCTTGACAATACATTCTATTGTGAAGATTCACCATCtccaataaagaaaataacaacAGTTTTTCAAG aagatgaaggccaAAGTCCTGATGAACAATGGTGTCTTCAGAATCTAAATCATTTAATGGACTGCACAAGACTGAATAATAATTTCAAGTACAATCAGAAGTTAGAAAACGTGGGATACTCGGTTCAAGAGCTTACACAGTTGAACAAGAAAATAGATGGAGCTTCTGTGAATCATAATGACAGCCTCAATCCTGATTATAGATACATTAACAAGATACTACTGACATCTGGGCTCCTCAAAGACTCAAGCATCATCTCAACGACTGAGAAGCTCTTTTCCTCGCACCACCTGATCAATCCAGACATGTTTCATGTCCTGGAACAAACAGAGGACATCAGAGAGGCAGTGAATGGAGCTGTCATTGAAAAGAATGACAAGCTGAATTTGGACAAGAGAATCCAGAGAAAGATGATTTTTGATCTGGTAGATGAAATACTAGTCCACAAAATCACTTCAAGCAGATTATATACAGTGGAAAAGAAATGGGCAAGTCCACAAGGGCTGTTGAAGGAAGTACATTTGGAGATGGACCGTCTGTGCAGGATATCAGATTGTGATCTTGAGGAGGAAGATGAGATGACCAGGCTTTTGAATGCAGATATGATGCATAATTCAGAAGATTGGGTAGATTACCGCGGTGAGGTTCCTGCTCTGGTGCTGGACATTGAACGCCAGATTTTCAAAGACCTGATAAATGAAGTGATCACAGGTGATGCTATGGATGTTAGTGACTGGCCAAAGCGGCACTACAGGAAACTCTTTGGAAAGTAG